One segment of Leptodactylus fuscus isolate aLepFus1 chromosome 7, aLepFus1.hap2, whole genome shotgun sequence DNA contains the following:
- the LOC142213309 gene encoding uncharacterized protein LOC142213309, whose amino-acid sequence MKILLMLLLQMVLIMGLHRTLNKEWDNKFIKHHINEDLNVSDCWICTHSPISSSSLPFITVPVPMEELIHWSGCMDHTHNTKESVWKLWANVTVGIPIVGWTDYPWWQGNLTGDNENIQYVTYNGDRWVTQKKSSANILGKIPQTRLQISFADDGKKRGDFWAPWVMERTLHNTSWEYAHLFIEGNNHTCKEIPGNIECVNGTIEERFYRKKNLNFVCGNRDFGYCGSLGKQPSWCMLKNVSSFVDLVHKLITQHSAFFALPPQMYWACGSSAYKWLPVGVKGTCTIVRLTPATFIVDAKAIPKHTLYKRAADNTPRKSGRPHLVQMSTGNKIVSTVLVYPMITQTWDKLVEATDYLDDQIWGILGILNTTIAVQNQLIIVTNQHTLVLDYVTAAQGGMCQVVGPTCCHYVDPEGNIKGKQELEDIYKLREEYEKKVVQNEDSWWSDVFSFVNPANCFKGIGGWLMGILHYIIQIAVIILCFFCLFKLKMLM is encoded by the coding sequence ATGAAGATTCTTCTGATGCTGCTGCTACAGATGGTCCTGATTATGGGCCTTCATAGGACACTCAACAAGGAGTGGGACAATAAATTCATAAAACATCATATAAATGAAGATTTAAATGTTTCAGATTGTTGGATATGCACTCACTCACCCATTTCATCCTCTAGTCTACCGTTCATAACTGTGCCTGTCCCCATGGAGGAACTAATCCACTGGTCTGGTTGTATGGATCACACCCACAATACAAAAGAATCAGTGTGGAAATTGTGGGCAAATGTTACTGTGGGGATACCAATAGTGGGGTGGACAGATTACCCATGGTGGCAAGGTAACCTTACTGGGGATAATGAGAATATCCAATATGTGACGTACAATGGAGATAGATGGGTTACCCAAAAAAAATCCTCTGCTAATATATTAGGAAAAATTCCCCAAACACGACTACAGATAAGTTTTGCTGATGATGGGAAAAAGAGAGGCGATTTTTGGGCACCTTGGGTCATGGAAAGAACATTACATAACACCTCCTGGGAATATGCACATCTATTCATAGAAGGGAATAATCACACATGTAAGGAGATACCAGGGAATATAGAATGTGTAAATGGGACAATTGAAGAAAGGTTTTATAGGAAAAAGAACCTCAATTTTGTTTGTGGAAATCGAGATTTTGGATACTGTGGGTCCCTGGGTAAACAACCATCTTGGTGTATGCTGAAAAATGTATCCAGTTTTGTAGATCTTGTGCACAAACTTATTACCCAACACTCAGCCTTCTTTGCTCTACCTCCTCAGATGTATTGGGCATGTGGCAGCAGTGCATACAAGTGGTTACCGGTGGGGGTAAAAGGTACATGTACAATAGTAAGACTCACTCCAGCCACCTTTATAGTTGATGCAAAGGCCATACCTAAACACACTCTGTACAAGAGAGCAGCTGATAACACCCCTAGGAAAAGTGGTAGACCCCACCTGGTCCAAATGAGCacagggaataaaatagtaagtaCGGTCCTTGTTTATCCAATGATAACGCAAACCTGGGATAAACTAGTAGAAGCCACTGATTACTTAGATGATCAAATATGGGGTATTTTAGGCATACTTAATACCACCATAGCAGTACAAAACCAGCTGATCATAGTCACCAACCAACACACCCTGGTACTAGATTATGTTACTGCGGCCCAGGGTGGAATGTGTCAGGTGGTAGGACCTACCTGTTGCCATTATGTTGATCCAGAAGGTAATATCAAAGGAAAACAAGAGTTAGAGGATATATACAAATTAAGGGAAGAGTATGAGAAGAAGGTTGTGCAAAATGAAGATAGCTGGTGGTCAGACGTCTTTTCCTTTGTAAATCCTGCTAACTGTTTCAAGGGAATAGGTGGATGGCTAATGggaatattacattatataatacaaattgcagtaataatcttatgttttttttgtttgtttaaactTAAAATGCTTATGTAA